Genomic DNA from Candidatus Koribacter versatilis Ellin345:
CCGGCACAGGCCCGCGCAATCGCATCGCGCGACGAGTAATCCACGGCAACACGCAGTTCGAGCTTGCGGTTCGCAGCGGTGATCGACTCGACGCGTTCGATCTCGCTCAACAGGCCCTTTGGAATGCGGTCGCGCCGCCCAATGGCTTCGAGCCTCACACCGGCGCTGCGTAGGCGTTCGCACTCAATCCGCAGATACGCGCGGATGAGCCAGAAGATGCTCTGCACCTCCGCCGACGGCCGCCGCCAGTTGTCAGCCGAGAACGCGTACACCGTCAGTCGACGGACGCCGAAGTCGGGCGCATGCTCCACGGTGCGCCGAACGGCCGCCACCCCCGCACGGTGGCCGGCGGCGCGTGGCAGTCCGCGTTGCGTCGCCCAGCGGCCGTTGCCGTCCATGATGATGGCGACATGAAGACCGGATTCACTTTGTACTGCAAAGTTATTTCTCATGAATGCGCTTTGCACTGTAAAGTAACCTCACAAAAAAATTTATGCCTGGCTGGGTTTCAAGTTACGGAGAAGGTTCGAGGATTTTGCTTCGTCGGTTCCCTTCGCGGCGTCGCGCACCACCTGCTCTAGCGTGGCGAGATATTCGACGTAGCGTTTGCGGCCGGAAGCGGTGATGCGGCAGACGGTTTGCGGGCGATTGCGGTCGTGGCCCTTCACGATCTCGATGATCTTGTCTTCCTCGAGCACACGCAGGTGGCGGCTGAGATTGCCGTCGGTAAGCGAGCAGAGTTCCTTGAGTTCGAGGAAGGTGAGTGGCTT
This window encodes:
- a CDS encoding transcriptional regulator, which produces MKPKSGEGRFAYEGLDRVIHERARLSILTSLITHPKPLTFLELKELCSLTDGNLSRHLRVLEEDKIIEIVKGHDRNRPQTVCRITASGRKRYVEYLATLEQVVRDAAKGTDEAKSSNLLRNLKPSQA
- a CDS encoding di-trans,poly-cis-decaprenylcistransferase produces the protein MRNNFAVQSESGLHVAIIMDGNGRWATQRGLPRAAGHRAGVAAVRRTVEHAPDFGVRRLTVYAFSADNWRRPSAEVQSIFWLIRAYLRIECERLRSAGVRLEAIGRRDRIPKGLLSEIERVESITAANRKLELRVAVDYSSRDAIARACAGLPESASPKHVRAALDASLSAGHGDVDLLIRTGGEKRLSDFLLWESAYAEFHFTPCMWPDFQPADLDAAINAFRARERRFGSVPAIASVPALQIGGTRWLR